A stretch of the Rosa rugosa chromosome 5, drRosRugo1.1, whole genome shotgun sequence genome encodes the following:
- the LOC133711951 gene encoding uncharacterized protein LOC133711951, whose product MVVIESGSGGIDSLMRELAKDGHPPTSKASIAAMPTVTVVESNREFTGLARFAGSRCRPADEEEEPEKKNEPGISVSIFIRATSEDSDRTGDLHDSIPSEAAVDDDGDHMQS is encoded by the exons ATGGTGGTGATTGAGAGCGGCTCCGGCGGAATCGACTCTCTGATGCGCGAATTGGCCAAGGACGGCCACCCGCCGACGTCCAAAGCCTCCATCGCCGCCATGCCGACGGTGACGGTTGTGGAAAGCAACCGCGA GTTCACGGGACTTGCCCGGTTTGCCGGTTCAAGATGCCGGCCGGCCGACGAGGAAGAAGAGCCAGAGAAGAAGAATGAGCCTGGAATTTCTGTCAGCATCTTTATAAGGGCAACAAGTGAAGATTCAGATCGAACTGGTGATTTGCATGATTCGATTCCAAGTGAAGCAGCagttgatgatgatggtgatcaTATGCAGAGTTAG